From Pseudanabaena sp. PCC 6802, one genomic window encodes:
- the hflX gene encoding GTPase HflX, which yields METIYGNLQGLKSSQLKQLQRLYRQRLPLSSFTTPEFAQRLAAISTEIKQPICAFVNRRGQIIRVGLGTPNQAKIPPLELPRYGEERLSGLRCISTSLKPEPPSTADLTAMAMQRLDALVVLTLNADGYVNRSYLAHLLPESMAERDAAFWTVSPPQSLDAIAKQDFLDLVAGLEDEFRREFVAQVVEEDRERAILVGLVTNDRTQGDLDPLVELRQLVESAGGVVLDAISQKRDRPHPQTVLGEGKIQEIALIAQNQRANLVVFDRELSPAQIRNLERLIGLRVSDRTEVILDIFAQRAQSAAGKLQVELAQLEYRLPRLAGRGATLSRLGGGIGTRGPGETKLETDRRAIEKRIAHLQQQVNQLQAHRSRLRQQRIDREIPNVAIVGYTNAGKSTLLNALTKADVFVADRLFATLDPTTRRLHLGNNETILLTDTVGFIHELPPPLVDAFRATLEEVTEADALIHLVDASNPAWEAQVGSVKQILADMPIVVGPTLLVFNKVDRVVDLDAFKAKVQANYPDAIVLSAVKRQGLDILCQALSKMLKENL from the coding sequence ATCGAAACCATCTACGGCAACCTGCAAGGTCTGAAGTCCAGTCAACTCAAGCAGCTACAACGCTTGTACAGGCAACGGCTGCCGTTGTCTAGTTTTACTACGCCTGAATTTGCCCAACGCCTGGCTGCTATCAGTACGGAAATTAAGCAGCCGATCTGTGCCTTTGTCAATCGGCGGGGGCAGATTATTCGAGTCGGTCTGGGTACTCCCAATCAGGCCAAAATCCCGCCGCTCGAACTTCCCCGCTACGGTGAAGAGCGCTTGAGCGGTCTGCGCTGCATTTCCACCAGCCTCAAGCCAGAACCCCCCAGCACTGCCGATCTGACCGCGATGGCAATGCAACGTTTGGATGCCTTAGTGGTGCTTACCTTAAATGCAGATGGGTATGTCAATCGCTCCTATCTGGCGCACCTCCTCCCGGAGTCGATGGCGGAACGCGATGCCGCATTCTGGACAGTGTCACCGCCTCAGAGCTTAGACGCGATCGCCAAACAAGATTTCCTCGATCTCGTGGCAGGTTTAGAAGATGAGTTTCGCCGCGAATTTGTAGCTCAGGTGGTTGAGGAAGATCGCGAAAGAGCGATCCTGGTGGGATTAGTCACCAATGACAGAACGCAGGGCGATCTCGATCCGTTGGTGGAACTGCGACAACTGGTAGAAAGTGCTGGTGGTGTGGTGTTGGATGCCATCTCGCAAAAACGCGATCGCCCCCATCCTCAAACTGTGCTGGGCGAAGGCAAAATCCAGGAAATCGCCCTGATCGCCCAAAACCAGAGGGCAAATCTGGTGGTATTCGACCGCGAACTTTCCCCAGCACAAATCCGTAATTTAGAGCGACTAATCGGCCTACGGGTCAGCGATCGCACCGAAGTCATCCTCGATATTTTTGCCCAACGCGCCCAGTCTGCCGCTGGAAAACTCCAGGTCGAGCTAGCGCAGTTGGAATATCGTTTACCGCGCTTGGCAGGCAGAGGGGCAACCCTATCGCGCCTGGGTGGTGGGATCGGTACGCGCGGCCCTGGGGAAACCAAATTAGAAACCGATCGCCGTGCGATCGAAAAACGGATCGCCCACCTGCAACAACAGGTAAATCAATTGCAGGCACATCGCTCGCGCTTGCGCCAACAACGCATAGATCGAGAAATTCCCAACGTGGCGATCGTGGGCTATACAAATGCGGGTAAATCGACATTGCTGAATGCCCTGACCAAAGCTGATGTATTTGTCGCCGATCGCCTGTTTGCCACGCTCGACCCTACAACCCGCCGCCTGCATCTGGGCAATAACGAAACAATTCTCTTGACCGATACAGTGGGATTTATCCACGAACTCCCACCCCCGCTCGTAGACGCATTCCGCGCCACGCTCGAAGAGGTAACGGAAGCCGACGCTCTGATTCATCTCGTCGATGCCTCCAATCCAGCTTGGGAGGCACAAGTGGGATCGGTGAAGCAAATCCTGGCGGATATGCCGATTGTGGTAGGCCCAACTTTACTGGTGTTTAACAAAGTAGATCGCGTTGTAGATTTGGATGCTTTCAAAGCTAAGGTGCAAGCAAACTATCCTGATGCGATCGTGCTCTCCGCTGTCAAACGTCAGGGTCTGGACATCCTTTGTCAAGCATTGTCAAAAATGCTGAAGGAAAACTTGTAA
- a CDS encoding MFS transporter, giving the protein MKHRPRWLQGLENPIFVRLYLAQTINLVGDSLTWVGLALLAFELAGEQAGTVLAGALTLRVMAFVVLSPIAGAIADRVDRKRLMIATHLARMGIVCLLPFVTQVWQIYAIVLSLNVFSAFFTPTYTATIPLVTKEKERSQAIALSSATYQLLGILGPGLAGSIAAFIGTRQIFFLDGITFLVASISIFRLPGELMVDRDRKTTQTVSRTLQDIRTGTSCLFLDPPIRYALALQLIAAIAGAEILVNTVGYVRGTLSLDKLEYGWVMAAFGMGATVASVGLGNIQKISPVLLTSIGAFLITVALLPANLVNLSGLLLLWAIAGVGQTLVNVPTQTAIADRVAVEVQGRVYGAHFAWSHLWWGFSYPLAGCMVSHFPNQNFFYSSLIGLALLAIVYLAFKPRNLDDLEDGLWHEHHHRHDEQHMHIHSPNTIIQDSHSHLHFHSITQATRSSQAS; this is encoded by the coding sequence ATGAAACATCGTCCTCGGTGGCTTCAAGGGCTGGAAAATCCGATCTTTGTCCGACTGTATCTGGCTCAAACCATTAACCTCGTAGGAGACTCGCTGACTTGGGTTGGGTTAGCTCTATTGGCGTTTGAGCTAGCGGGAGAGCAAGCGGGAACAGTTTTAGCAGGGGCGCTGACGCTGCGCGTAATGGCATTTGTCGTGTTATCTCCGATTGCGGGGGCGATCGCCGATAGAGTCGATCGCAAACGCCTGATGATTGCGACTCATTTAGCGCGGATGGGAATCGTCTGTCTGCTCCCCTTCGTCACTCAAGTCTGGCAAATCTACGCGATCGTGCTGTCGCTGAACGTGTTTTCGGCATTCTTCACTCCGACTTATACAGCAACCATTCCACTCGTGACAAAGGAAAAGGAGCGTTCGCAAGCGATCGCGCTATCCAGCGCAACTTACCAGCTACTCGGCATTCTAGGTCCCGGTTTGGCTGGCAGTATCGCGGCATTTATAGGCACGAGACAAATCTTTTTCTTGGATGGCATCACCTTTTTGGTTGCCTCGATCTCGATCTTCAGGTTACCTGGAGAATTAATGGTAGATCGAGATCGAAAAACAACCCAAACCGTTAGCAGAACATTACAAGACATCCGCACCGGAACCAGTTGTCTTTTTCTCGACCCGCCAATTCGGTATGCCCTGGCACTGCAACTGATTGCGGCGATCGCCGGTGCAGAAATTCTGGTTAATACTGTCGGCTACGTTCGAGGTACGCTCAGTTTGGACAAGCTTGAATATGGTTGGGTGATGGCGGCATTCGGCATGGGGGCAACTGTAGCATCCGTTGGGTTGGGTAATATCCAGAAAATTAGCCCTGTTTTGTTGACGAGCATTGGAGCGTTTTTAATTACGGTGGCTTTGTTACCTGCCAATCTAGTCAACCTTAGTGGATTATTGCTGCTGTGGGCGATCGCGGGAGTCGGACAAACGTTGGTGAACGTCCCAACTCAAACGGCGATCGCCGATCGAGTTGCCGTTGAAGTGCAGGGGCGAGTGTACGGCGCTCATTTTGCCTGGAGCCACTTATGGTGGGGATTCTCTTATCCATTGGCTGGGTGTATGGTCAGCCATTTTCCCAACCAGAATTTTTTCTACAGTAGTCTGATAGGTCTTGCGTTGCTGGCGATCGTATATCTAGCCTTCAAGCCACGAAATTTGGACGACTTAGAGGATGGACTGTGGCACGAGCATCATCACAGGCATGACGAGCAACATATGCACATTCATTCGCCGAATACAATAATCCAAGATTCTCACAGTCACTTACATTTCCACTCCATTACACAAGCTACCAGAAGTAGTCAGGCTAGCTAG
- the bchM gene encoding magnesium protoporphyrin IX methyltransferase — protein MTTNDKQIVRDYFNSVGFDRWQRIYGDGEVNRVQKDIRVGHQQTVDKLLGWLKDDGNLASLTICDAGCGVGSLSLPLAAAGARVFASDISEKMTNEAKSLATDPDNPKFTVGDLAALTGEYDTVICLDVLIHYPLEEAEAMIAHLGSLAKSRLILSFAPYTPFYGGLKKIGEFFPGPSKATRAYLHPEKEIKDMMARAGFRVKRETMTSTRFYFSQMLEGLRW, from the coding sequence ATGACCACAAACGATAAGCAAATTGTTCGCGATTATTTTAACTCTGTTGGTTTTGACCGTTGGCAGCGCATCTATGGTGATGGTGAAGTCAATCGCGTGCAAAAGGATATCAGGGTTGGGCATCAACAAACAGTAGATAAACTACTGGGGTGGCTAAAAGATGATGGCAATCTTGCTAGCCTCACAATTTGCGATGCGGGGTGCGGTGTGGGTAGCCTCAGCCTGCCTCTGGCGGCGGCAGGTGCCAGAGTGTTTGCCAGCGACATTTCCGAGAAAATGACGAATGAAGCAAAAAGCCTTGCCACCGATCCTGATAACCCCAAGTTTACAGTCGGCGATCTAGCCGCTCTTACGGGCGAATACGACACTGTTATTTGTCTGGACGTTCTGATCCATTACCCGCTAGAAGAAGCAGAGGCAATGATTGCCCATCTTGGTTCGCTAGCAAAATCGCGTTTGATCCTCAGCTTTGCGCCCTACACGCCCTTTTATGGCGGACTCAAAAAAATCGGTGAATTTTTCCCTGGGCCGAGCAAAGCTACCCGCGCCTATTTGCACCCAGAAAAAGAAATTAAAGATATGATGGCAAGGGCGGGCTTTCGGGTAAAGCGCGAAACCATGACCAGTACGCGCTTCTATTTCTCGCAGATGCTAGAAGGATTGCGTTGGTAA
- the hemC gene encoding hydroxymethylbilane synthase: MLTTRTVRIGSRKSQLALVQSHWVQAELQKAHSDRTFEVKTMSTQGDKILDVPLAKIGDKGLFTKELEVAMLANEVDFAVHSLKDLPTNLPEGLMLGAVTEREDPADAMVVHPKYQDLKLETLPAGAVVGTSSLRRLAQLRHHYPHLTFKDIRGNLNTRLQKLDEGEYDAIILAVAGLQRLGMGDRIHQIIDPDISLHAVGQGALGIECRADDAEILALFAPISHYPTTQRCLAERAFLRELEGGCQVPIGVNTAIEGDRLTLKGIVATLDGQTLVRGEVQGSVTQSEEIGTELANQLKGKGAQAILDAIVAEFR; encoded by the coding sequence ATGCTTACTACTCGCACTGTCCGCATCGGCTCCCGCAAAAGTCAACTCGCCCTGGTTCAAAGCCATTGGGTACAAGCGGAATTGCAGAAAGCGCATAGCGATCGCACATTTGAAGTAAAAACCATGAGCACGCAGGGCGATAAAATCCTCGACGTGCCGCTAGCCAAAATTGGCGACAAGGGTTTATTTACCAAAGAGCTAGAAGTTGCCATGCTGGCAAATGAAGTGGACTTTGCCGTACATAGTCTCAAGGATCTGCCCACCAATTTACCCGAAGGCTTAATGCTGGGTGCAGTGACAGAACGCGAGGATCCCGCCGACGCTATGGTCGTGCATCCCAAGTATCAAGATCTGAAACTAGAAACCCTACCTGCGGGTGCAGTAGTTGGCACGTCGTCGTTACGCCGCCTCGCCCAGTTGCGCCATCACTACCCCCACCTCACGTTTAAAGATATTCGCGGCAATCTGAATACGCGCCTGCAAAAGCTGGATGAGGGCGAATACGATGCAATTATCCTCGCCGTAGCAGGTTTGCAGCGACTGGGGATGGGCGATCGCATCCATCAGATCATCGACCCAGATATATCCCTACACGCCGTCGGCCAGGGTGCCTTGGGGATCGAATGCCGCGCCGATGACGCAGAAATTCTGGCATTGTTTGCACCGATTTCCCACTATCCCACCACGCAGCGTTGTTTGGCCGAACGCGCTTTCTTGCGAGAATTAGAGGGCGGATGTCAGGTGCCAATTGGCGTTAACACTGCGATTGAAGGCGATCGCCTGACGCTGAAAGGGATTGTGGCGACATTAGACGGTCAAACCCTGGTGCGCGGCGAGGTACAGGGTAGCGTTACCCAATCCGAAGAAATCGGCACTGAATTAGCAAACCAGCTTAAAGGCAAAGGCGCTCAAGCCATCCTTGATGCGATCGTCGCCGAATTTCGCTGA
- a CDS encoding FAD/NAD(P)-binding protein — MNKIHKISNATSIPTIAIVGGGFSGAIVAVHLLEHANSPLDIKLIERRNPIGLGVAYSTPFPCHLLNVPVGKMSAFPDLPNHFLYWLQERSPRLENLDATAYVPRFLFGEYVQAILARAESHARTDVTLQRIADEAISIQPHLEGAIVKLQSGKTIRTDKVILALGNFPPSDPAISDRSFYSSKRYISYAWASDAFDDIDRDDPVLLIGSGLTMLDWAIALHDKGHMGKIYVVSRHGLLPNRHQATFPYPPFLDIDLAALNTRTLLKRVRREVEAAATQGHDWRAVIDSLRPITQQIWQALPIEEKRRFLRHVRPYWEVHRHRMAPAISEAIATMRNLHRLVICAGCIQAFREDADGVDVLIRKRSYAESTVIRVGRVINCTGPECDYRKFQHPLIAALFRSGLSRPDLLHLGLDVADNGAILDTQGTASQVLFTLGSPCKGNLWETTAVPEIRQQAAAIARELLALVKTGLS, encoded by the coding sequence ATGAATAAAATCCACAAAATATCAAATGCAACTTCCATCCCTACAATTGCTATAGTTGGGGGCGGCTTCAGTGGAGCGATCGTGGCAGTTCACCTGCTCGAACATGCTAATTCTCCTCTCGATATCAAACTAATCGAACGCAGGAATCCGATCGGTTTGGGGGTTGCGTATAGCACTCCCTTCCCCTGTCATCTATTGAACGTTCCTGTCGGCAAAATGAGCGCTTTCCCCGATCTTCCCAACCACTTCTTATACTGGTTGCAAGAGCGATCGCCAAGGTTAGAGAATCTGGACGCAACTGCCTATGTCCCCCGCTTTCTGTTTGGAGAATACGTGCAAGCAATTCTCGCTCGAGCAGAATCCCATGCTCGCACGGATGTAACGTTACAAAGAATCGCAGATGAGGCAATCTCCATCCAGCCCCACCTGGAGGGCGCGATCGTGAAATTGCAAAGTGGAAAAACGATACGAACAGATAAAGTCATTTTGGCATTGGGCAACTTTCCCCCTAGCGATCCTGCTATATCGGATCGGTCGTTCTACAGCAGTAAACGCTATATTAGCTACGCCTGGGCTAGCGATGCGTTTGATGACATCGATCGCGACGATCCCGTACTGCTAATTGGTTCGGGACTGACTATGCTGGATTGGGCGATCGCCCTCCACGATAAAGGCCACATGGGAAAGATTTATGTTGTATCTCGGCATGGGCTGCTCCCTAATCGCCATCAAGCAACATTCCCTTACCCTCCATTTCTAGATATCGATCTAGCTGCGCTAAATACCCGGACATTATTAAAACGAGTGCGCAGGGAAGTTGAGGCGGCGGCTACACAAGGACATGACTGGCGTGCAGTAATTGATTCGTTGCGTCCAATTACCCAACAAATTTGGCAAGCTTTACCAATCGAGGAAAAGCGACGATTTCTTCGCCACGTTCGCCCTTACTGGGAGGTACATCGACATCGCATGGCTCCGGCGATCTCAGAAGCGATCGCGACAATGCGAAACCTCCATCGACTCGTTATTTGCGCGGGGTGCATTCAAGCTTTTCGAGAAGATGCCGATGGTGTAGATGTTTTGATTCGCAAGCGCAGTTATGCCGAATCAACGGTTATTCGAGTCGGTCGAGTCATCAACTGTACGGGGCCAGAATGCGACTATCGGAAGTTTCAGCATCCTTTAATTGCCGCTCTATTTAGATCGGGGTTGTCTCGCCCCGATCTTTTACACCTCGGTCTGGATGTTGCAGACAATGGTGCGATCTTAGATACTCAAGGAACCGCATCACAGGTTTTATTTACACTGGGTTCTCCGTGCAAAGGTAATCTCTGGGAAACAACAGCTGTGCCTGAAATTCGGCAGCAGGCTGCGGCGATCGCTCGGGAGTTACTCGCCCTAGTTAAAACAGGTCTATCGTAA
- a CDS encoding acyl-CoA dehydrogenase family protein — MAIYEKTIEKQVEELSTSKDYLAVAISLAQEFATTAVERDKAGGTPKYERDRIRDSGLLHLIIPKQYGGIGESWILAMKIAREFAKVDASIAHVYSYHHLGLTIPHIFGSPAQKERFYVETVKRNWFWCNALNPLDRRTILVPDGENFRLHGKKSFCSGSKDSDMMPVTAVYPETSELIALAIPSQREGITIHDDWDNMGQRQTDSGSVSFDRVRIFPEEIFGGRSSANEPFKTFRACLTQLNFTNIYLGIAAGAYDAAREYTRAFTRPWLNSGVESAADDPYILQHYGDMWVDLQAATCLTDKAGELLQATWELGSSMPAEQRGECAVAIATAKVAATKVGLEITSRIFEAMGARATAGQYGFDRYWRNLRTFTLHDPVAYKVRAIGDWALNGKYPDPSFYS, encoded by the coding sequence ATGGCTATATATGAAAAAACTATCGAGAAGCAAGTGGAAGAACTCAGTACCTCCAAGGATTATCTGGCAGTAGCAATTTCTTTAGCGCAGGAGTTTGCGACGACAGCGGTAGAGCGGGATAAAGCAGGAGGAACGCCAAAATACGAACGCGATCGCATTCGAGACAGCGGGTTGCTACACTTAATAATTCCCAAACAGTATGGAGGGATTGGGGAGTCTTGGATTCTAGCAATGAAAATTGCACGCGAATTCGCAAAGGTTGATGCTTCTATTGCTCACGTATATTCCTACCATCATTTGGGGTTAACCATACCTCATATCTTTGGTTCCCCCGCACAAAAGGAGAGATTTTATGTAGAAACTGTCAAGCGAAATTGGTTCTGGTGTAATGCCCTCAACCCGCTCGATCGCAGAACAATTCTCGTGCCTGACGGAGAGAACTTTCGCTTGCACGGCAAGAAAAGCTTTTGTTCTGGCTCTAAAGATTCGGATATGATGCCAGTTACGGCGGTCTATCCCGAGACTTCCGAATTAATCGCCCTTGCCATTCCCAGCCAGCGAGAGGGGATTACCATCCACGATGATTGGGATAATATGGGACAGCGGCAAACGGACAGCGGTAGCGTCAGCTTCGATCGCGTGCGGATTTTCCCAGAAGAGATATTTGGCGGTAGAAGTAGCGCGAACGAACCCTTCAAAACCTTTCGTGCTTGTTTGACGCAGCTAAACTTTACCAACATCTACCTTGGTATTGCCGCAGGAGCGTACGATGCGGCGAGAGAATATACGCGCGCCTTCACCAGACCCTGGCTCAACTCTGGGGTAGAAAGTGCTGCAGACGATCCCTACATCCTCCAGCATTACGGCGATATGTGGGTTGACCTGCAAGCAGCCACTTGCCTGACGGACAAAGCGGGAGAACTGCTGCAAGCTACCTGGGAATTGGGATCGTCGATGCCAGCAGAACAGAGAGGGGAATGTGCGGTGGCGATCGCCACGGCTAAAGTTGCAGCGACGAAAGTAGGCTTAGAGATTACCAGTCGCATTTTTGAAGCAATGGGAGCGAGAGCGACTGCTGGCCAGTACGGCTTCGATCGCTACTGGCGGAACCTGCGCACCTTCACGCTACACGATCCGGTGGCCTATAAGGTTCGGGCGATCGGCGATTGGGCGCTGAATGGGAAGTACCCAGATCCTAGCTTTTATTCGTAA
- a CDS encoding SfnB family sulfur acquisition oxidoreductase — protein MTALVNIETEPKAHIIRDDREAIAIAKELAAEFRKGDSDRDRDRKLPVEEVKRFSQSGLWGIIVPKQYGGAGVSNATLAEVIKIVAEADSSLGQIPQNHLYMVEAIKLDGTEEQKRFFFDLVLQGKRFGNAFSEIGTKSVTDVQTRLTRSDDSFVLNGRKYYSAGALLAHWIPTIAADEDGKTVVAFVERDAEGLTLLDDWTSFGQRTTASGTTILENVKVKPEHVIPHYLAFERATPMGAVAQIIQAAVDVGIAKAALRDTLHFVRNHTRPWVDSNLEKGYEDPLTLYNLGNVIIQVHASEELLRRAGEFIDLAYESGLEESKVVESSIAVAEVKALATEASLLATNKLFELAGTKSTLQEFNYDRHWRNARAHTLHDPVRWKYYAVGNYFLNGVNPPRHPWL, from the coding sequence ATGACAGCACTAGTCAACATTGAAACAGAACCGAAAGCCCACATCATTCGAGACGATCGCGAGGCGATCGCCATTGCCAAAGAGTTGGCAGCCGAATTTCGCAAAGGTGACTCCGATCGCGATCGCGATCGGAAATTGCCCGTAGAAGAAGTCAAGAGGTTTTCACAAAGCGGACTGTGGGGCATCATCGTTCCCAAGCAATATGGCGGGGCGGGAGTCTCGAATGCCACGCTAGCAGAGGTAATTAAGATCGTTGCGGAAGCGGATTCTAGTCTGGGACAAATTCCGCAAAATCATCTCTACATGGTGGAAGCTATCAAGCTAGATGGCACCGAAGAGCAGAAACGCTTCTTCTTCGATCTGGTGTTACAAGGCAAACGCTTTGGCAACGCCTTTTCCGAAATCGGGACTAAATCCGTAACCGACGTGCAAACCAGGTTGACGCGATCGGACGACAGCTTCGTACTCAACGGGCGCAAATACTATTCGGCTGGAGCGCTTTTGGCTCACTGGATTCCCACGATCGCCGCTGACGAAGATGGCAAAACAGTCGTGGCATTTGTCGAACGAGATGCCGAAGGGCTGACCCTGTTGGATGATTGGACGAGCTTCGGACAGAGGACTACAGCTAGCGGTACGACCATTTTAGAAAATGTCAAGGTGAAGCCAGAGCATGTCATCCCTCACTATCTGGCATTTGAACGCGCAACGCCAATGGGAGCCGTAGCACAGATTATCCAGGCAGCGGTGGATGTAGGTATTGCCAAAGCTGCTCTCCGCGATACGCTTCATTTTGTGAGAAACCACACTCGTCCCTGGGTAGATAGCAACTTAGAAAAGGGATATGAAGACCCTCTGACTCTCTACAATCTGGGCAATGTCATTATTCAAGTTCATGCGTCGGAAGAACTCCTGCGTCGTGCTGGCGAGTTCATCGATCTCGCCTATGAGTCAGGGCTTGAGGAATCGAAGGTGGTCGAGTCATCCATCGCCGTTGCTGAAGTCAAAGCTCTAGCAACAGAAGCATCTCTACTGGCAACCAACAAGCTGTTCGAACTAGCAGGTACCAAGTCTACCTTGCAAGAATTCAACTACGACCGTCACTGGCGGAATGCCAGAGCACATACACTACACGATCCCGTGCGCTGGAAATACTATGCCGTTGGCAATTACTTCCTCAACGGGGTCAATCCTCCCCGCCATCCGTGGCTGTAA
- the sfnG gene encoding dimethylsulfone monooxygenase SfnG yields MVDIKFAYWVPNVSGGLVISKIAQNTDWTYDYNTWLAQIAEQVGFEYALAQARFIASYGAEYQLEALATVAALAPVTERIKLIAAVHPGLWHPGVVAKLGATIDNISKGRFALNIVSGWFKGEFTIYGEPWLEHDERYRRSEEFIRILRGLWTENDFHFKGDFYRINGGWVKPRPINQNPHPEIFQGGNSKAARQMAGRVSDWYFMNGNTIEGVREQIEEVSALAHAAGRTIKFGLNSFILVRDTEKEAHEVLREIIARADTEAVEGFGEAVKQAGASTFEKTGMWANSNFEDLVQYNDGFRSGLIGTKEQVAEKIQQFHSVGVDLILGGFLHYTDDLPAFGREVIPLVRELKSHRQATPELVGVA; encoded by the coding sequence ATGGTTGATATCAAGTTCGCGTATTGGGTTCCTAACGTCAGCGGCGGTTTAGTCATTAGTAAAATCGCCCAAAATACGGACTGGACCTACGACTATAACACCTGGTTAGCGCAAATCGCAGAACAAGTAGGGTTTGAATACGCGCTGGCACAGGCTCGCTTTATTGCCAGTTATGGAGCAGAGTATCAGCTTGAGGCTCTAGCAACAGTTGCGGCGCTGGCTCCAGTCACCGAACGCATCAAATTGATTGCGGCGGTTCACCCCGGACTGTGGCATCCTGGTGTCGTCGCTAAGCTAGGGGCAACTATCGACAACATTTCCAAGGGACGTTTTGCTTTGAACATCGTCAGTGGTTGGTTCAAAGGAGAATTCACCATTTACGGCGAACCCTGGTTAGAGCACGACGAGCGCTATCGTCGCTCTGAAGAGTTCATTCGCATTCTCAGGGGTTTGTGGACGGAAAATGACTTCCATTTCAAAGGCGACTTCTACCGCATTAATGGAGGTTGGGTCAAACCCAGACCTATCAACCAGAACCCCCATCCAGAGATTTTCCAAGGCGGCAACTCAAAAGCCGCACGCCAGATGGCAGGTCGGGTATCTGACTGGTACTTTATGAACGGCAACACTATCGAAGGCGTACGGGAGCAGATTGAAGAAGTTTCGGCTCTAGCGCATGCGGCAGGACGCACGATTAAGTTTGGTTTGAACTCTTTTATCCTCGTGCGCGATACTGAAAAGGAAGCCCACGAGGTACTGCGCGAGATTATTGCTCGTGCCGATACCGAAGCTGTAGAAGGCTTTGGAGAAGCTGTAAAGCAAGCTGGCGCATCTACCTTCGAGAAAACTGGGATGTGGGCAAATTCCAATTTTGAAGATTTAGTTCAGTACAACGATGGATTCCGTTCTGGTTTGATTGGAACCAAGGAGCAGGTGGCTGAAAAGATTCAACAGTTTCATAGCGTTGGTGTCGATCTAATTCTCGGCGGCTTTTTACACTACACGGACGATCTGCCAGCCTTTGGACGGGAGGTAATTCCCCTCGTTCGCGAGCTTAAATCTCACCGTCAAGCGACCCCAGAATTGGTTGGAGTAGCTTAA